A region of Vibrio chagasii DNA encodes the following proteins:
- the rpiA gene encoding ribose-5-phosphate isomerase RpiA, which produces MTQDEMKKAAGWAALKYVEEGSIVGVGTGSTVNHFIDALGTMKDKIKGAVSSSVASTQRLEELEIKVYECNDVAKLDIYVDGADEINPTRDMIKGGGAALTREKIVAAISDKFVCIVDGTKAVDVLGKFPLPVEVIPMARSYVARELVKLGGDPVYREGCTTDNGNVILDVYGMAIENPKQLEDIINGIAGVVTVGLFAHRGADVVITGTPEGAKIEE; this is translated from the coding sequence ATGACTCAAGATGAAATGAAAAAAGCAGCTGGTTGGGCAGCACTTAAATATGTTGAAGAAGGCAGCATTGTAGGTGTTGGTACTGGCTCTACGGTAAATCACTTCATCGACGCACTAGGCACAATGAAAGACAAAATCAAAGGTGCAGTTTCAAGCTCTGTTGCTTCAACGCAACGCCTAGAAGAGCTAGAAATCAAAGTGTATGAGTGTAATGATGTTGCTAAGTTAGACATCTATGTTGATGGCGCAGACGAGATCAACCCAACTCGCGATATGATCAAGGGCGGCGGTGCAGCTCTAACTCGTGAAAAAATTGTAGCGGCTATCTCTGATAAATTTGTATGTATTGTTGATGGCACGAAAGCTGTTGATGTACTGGGTAAATTCCCTTTACCGGTAGAAGTTATCCCAATGGCACGTTCATACGTTGCGCGTGAGCTAGTTAAGCTTGGTGGTGACCCGGTTTACCGTGAAGGTTGTACAACGGATAACGGCAACGTGATCCTAGATGTTTACGGCATGGCGATTGAGAACCCGAAACAACTAGAAGATATCATCAATGGTATCGCTGGTGTGGTAACAGTTGGCCTATTCGCACACCGTGGTGCAGATGTGGTTATCACAGGTACACCTGAAGGTGCAAAAATCGAAGAATAA
- a CDS encoding transketolase (catalyzes the formation of ribose 5-phosphate and xylulose 5-phosphate from sedoheptulose 7-phosphate and glyceraldehyde 3-phosphate; can transfer ketol groups between several groups; in Escherichia coli there are two tkt genes, tktA expressed during exponential growth and the tktB during stationary phase), which yields KDGPTSLIFSRQNLAQQERNEEQVANIAKGGYILKDCEGKPELILIATGSEVELAVNAAAELTAEGKKVRVVSMPATDAFDKQDAEYRESVLPSDVTARIAVEAGIADFWYKYVGFGGKIIGMTTFGESAPAGELFKMFGFTTENVVNTAKELLA from the coding sequence AAAAGACGGCCCAACGTCTCTAATCTTCTCTCGTCAAAACCTTGCACAGCAAGAGCGTAACGAAGAGCAAGTAGCGAACATCGCGAAGGGTGGTTACATCCTGAAAGATTGTGAAGGTAAGCCAGAGCTAATCCTTATCGCTACTGGTTCTGAAGTTGAACTAGCGGTTAACGCTGCTGCTGAACTGACAGCTGAAGGTAAGAAGGTACGCGTAGTATCTATGCCTGCAACTGACGCATTCGACAAGCAAGATGCTGAGTACCGTGAATCTGTACTTCCATCTGACGTAACAGCTCGTATCGCTGTAGAAGCTGGCATCGCTGACTTCTGGTACAAGTACGTTGGTTTCGGTGGCAAGATCATCGGTATGACAACGTTCGGTGAATCTGCACCTGCAGGTGAGCTATTCAAGATGTTCGGTTTCACTACTGAAAACGTAGTAAACACAGCAAAAGAGCTTCTTGCTTAA
- a CDS encoding YecA family protein — MSETTLPDYLTVATELQSASLAVTPAEMHGLLTGMLSGGLSLADKSWQPLIFDYTNEGMGWPDRALTLAEATLKVTTSEITGSGMELSMLLPDEDASASLFDLADGVSDWINHFISGLGLVGAQLNKASEGTKEALADLEEMAKLGIDEDDDLEEQAQLLEHVIEHVKACALTIHAEFGARPSEDVAPTIH, encoded by the coding sequence ATGAGCGAAACTACTTTACCTGACTACCTAACGGTTGCGACTGAACTTCAATCGGCAAGTCTAGCCGTAACCCCTGCTGAGATGCATGGCTTATTAACGGGTATGTTAAGCGGAGGCTTAAGCCTAGCAGATAAGAGCTGGCAACCACTGATCTTTGATTACACCAACGAAGGCATGGGTTGGCCGGATCGCGCATTAACGTTAGCGGAAGCAACATTGAAAGTAACCACTAGTGAGATCACGGGTTCAGGCATGGAATTGTCTATGCTATTGCCTGACGAAGACGCAAGTGCGAGCCTGTTTGATTTAGCTGACGGTGTGTCTGATTGGATCAACCACTTTATCTCTGGTTTAGGGCTAGTTGGCGCTCAGTTAAATAAGGCGTCGGAAGGCACTAAAGAAGCGCTGGCTGATCTTGAAGAGATGGCAAAGCTAGGTATTGATGAAGATGATGATCTGGAAGAGCAAGCGCAACTTCTAGAGCACGTTATTGAGCACGTAAAAGCGTGTGCATTAACCATTCATGCTGAGTTTGGTGCACGCCCATCTGAAGATGTAGCTCCAACCATTCACTAA
- a CDS encoding LysE/ArgO family amino acid transporter, whose translation MSFWVLLQGFGLGASMIIPIGAQNAYVLNQGIKRNHHLTTATICSLLDTLFISLGIFGGGAILSQNEVLLTSVTLGGIAFLTVYGLLSLRSAFKAPSDKESKGEILARGKRTVILGALAVTVLNPHLYLDTVVILGSIGGQFEGNDRIAFAIGTILASFVWFYSLSLGAAKLGPTLSKPSVKKGIDIAVATMMFAIAAVLANGLIEQYW comes from the coding sequence ATGAGTTTTTGGGTTTTATTACAAGGTTTTGGTCTAGGGGCAAGCATGATTATCCCTATTGGCGCTCAGAATGCGTACGTCCTAAATCAAGGGATAAAACGCAATCACCATTTAACCACAGCAACAATTTGTAGCTTGCTCGACACCCTATTTATCTCGCTAGGCATTTTTGGTGGTGGCGCTATCTTGTCGCAAAATGAAGTCCTGCTCACTTCAGTGACACTAGGTGGTATCGCTTTCCTGACTGTCTATGGTTTGTTGTCACTGCGGAGTGCTTTTAAAGCACCATCAGACAAGGAATCAAAAGGTGAAATATTGGCTCGTGGTAAACGTACTGTCATCCTAGGAGCATTAGCAGTTACAGTATTAAACCCACACCTCTATTTGGATACTGTGGTAATTCTTGGTTCCATCGGTGGGCAATTTGAAGGCAATGATAGAATCGCGTTTGCTATCGGAACTATCTTGGCATCATTTGTTTGGTTCTATTCGCTCTCACTTGGCGCTGCAAAACTTGGCCCAACACTATCTAAACCAAGTGTTAAGAAAGGCATTGATATCGCTGTTGCAACCATGATGTTTGCTATCGCAGCAGTACTCGCTAATGGACTTATTGAGCAGTATTGGTAG
- a CDS encoding phosphoglycerate kinase: MSVIKMTDLELAGKRVFIRADLNVPVKDGKVTSDARILASLPTIKLCLEAGAKVMVTSHLGRPTEGEYNEEFSLAPVVNYLNDALDCEVKLAKDYLNGLELNAGELVVLENVRFNKGEKKNEEELSKAYASLCDIFVMDAFGTAHRAQASTHGVGTHAPVACAGPLLAAELEALGKAMDNPERPLVAIVGGSKVSTKLTVLESLSKVADQLVVGGGIANTFIAAEGHNVGKSLYEADLVETAQKLMKECAIPVATDVACAKAFDENAEAEIKHVSEVADDDMIFDLGPDSTAALAEIIGNAKTILWNGPVGVFEFKNFEAGTAGISKAIAESAGFSVAGGGDTLAAIDKFGIKADVSYISTGGGAFLEFVEGKVLPAVAMLEERAKA, encoded by the coding sequence ATGTCTGTGATCAAGATGACTGACCTGGAACTTGCAGGTAAACGCGTATTTATCCGTGCTGACCTAAACGTACCAGTAAAAGACGGTAAAGTAACTTCAGATGCACGTATCCTAGCATCTCTACCAACTATCAAGCTTTGTCTAGAAGCTGGTGCAAAAGTAATGGTTACTTCTCACCTTGGTCGCCCTACTGAAGGCGAGTACAACGAAGAGTTCTCTCTAGCTCCTGTAGTTAACTACCTAAACGACGCACTAGACTGCGAAGTTAAACTAGCTAAAGACTACCTAAACGGCCTAGAGCTAAACGCTGGTGAACTAGTTGTTCTAGAAAACGTTCGCTTCAACAAAGGCGAAAAGAAGAACGAAGAAGAGCTATCTAAAGCATACGCATCTCTATGTGACATCTTCGTAATGGATGCATTCGGTACGGCTCACCGTGCACAAGCATCTACTCACGGTGTTGGTACTCACGCTCCTGTAGCATGTGCTGGTCCTCTTCTTGCTGCTGAGCTAGAAGCACTAGGTAAAGCAATGGACAACCCAGAGCGTCCACTAGTTGCTATCGTTGGTGGTTCTAAAGTTTCTACTAAACTGACTGTTCTTGAGTCTCTATCTAAAGTTGCTGACCAACTTGTTGTTGGTGGTGGTATCGCGAACACGTTCATCGCTGCTGAAGGCCACAACGTAGGTAAGTCTCTATACGAAGCAGACCTAGTTGAAACAGCTCAAAAACTAATGAAAGAGTGTGCTATTCCAGTAGCAACTGACGTTGCATGTGCGAAAGCATTCGACGAGAACGCAGAAGCTGAAATCAAGCACGTTTCTGAAGTTGCAGACGACGACATGATCTTCGACCTAGGTCCAGATTCAACTGCTGCTCTAGCTGAAATCATCGGCAACGCAAAAACTATCCTTTGGAACGGCCCTGTAGGCGTATTCGAATTCAAGAATTTCGAAGCGGGTACTGCTGGTATTTCTAAAGCAATCGCTGAGTCTGCAGGTTTCTCTGTAGCAGGTGGTGGTGACACGCTAGCAGCTATCGACAAGTTCGGTATCAAAGCTGACGTTTCTTACATCTCTACTGGCGGCGGCGCTTTCCTTGAGTTCGTTGAAGGTAAAGTACTTCCTGCAGTAGCAATGCTTGAAGAGCGTGCTAAAGCATAA
- the mscS gene encoding small-conductance mechanosensitive channel MscS translates to MAESSTAIETPLVDGLSNAEQWLTDNSDLFIQYGVNIISALVILFIGNLIVKAVANSVAKVLQKKKMDRAVVEFIHGLVRYLLFVIVLIAALGRLGVQTASVVAVIGAAGLAVGLALQGSLSNFAAGVLIVAFRPFKSGDYVEIGGVAGSVDSIQIFQTVLTTPDNKMVVVPNGSVIGSPITNYSRHATRRIDLMIGVSYGADLQKTKELLTKICESDERVLKEPGVQVGVHTLADSSVNFVVRPWVSTAEYWNVYFDLMQAIKEGLDKEGIEIPFPQMDVHMNKVEG, encoded by the coding sequence ATGGCTGAGAGTTCTACAGCGATTGAGACCCCGCTTGTGGATGGTCTTTCAAACGCAGAACAGTGGTTAACGGATAACTCAGATTTGTTTATTCAGTACGGGGTAAACATTATATCTGCGCTGGTTATTCTGTTTATTGGTAACCTAATCGTAAAAGCTGTAGCGAACAGTGTGGCTAAGGTTCTTCAGAAGAAGAAGATGGACCGAGCGGTTGTTGAGTTCATCCATGGTTTAGTTCGTTACTTGTTGTTTGTTATCGTTCTGATTGCAGCTCTTGGTCGCCTTGGTGTTCAAACTGCGTCTGTCGTTGCGGTAATTGGTGCCGCTGGTTTAGCCGTTGGTCTTGCACTACAAGGCTCACTATCGAACTTTGCAGCAGGTGTACTTATCGTTGCATTCCGTCCATTTAAATCTGGTGATTACGTAGAAATTGGCGGTGTTGCTGGTTCAGTTGATTCGATTCAAATCTTCCAAACGGTTCTAACAACGCCTGATAACAAAATGGTTGTCGTACCAAACGGCAGCGTTATCGGCAGCCCAATCACTAACTACTCTCGTCATGCGACACGTCGTATCGACCTAATGATCGGTGTTTCTTACGGTGCAGATCTACAAAAGACCAAAGAGCTTTTGACTAAGATCTGTGAATCTGACGAGCGTGTATTGAAAGAACCTGGTGTTCAAGTTGGTGTTCACACGCTAGCTGACTCTTCAGTTAACTTCGTGGTTCGCCCATGGGTTAGCACTGCTGAGTACTGGAATGTTTACTTCGACCTAATGCAAGCAATCAAAGAAGGCTTGGATAAAGAAGGTATCGAAATCCCATTCCCACAAATGGATGTTCACATGAACAAAGTTGAGGGCTAA
- a CDS encoding oxidative stress defense protein, producing the protein MKFVPKMLATSLTLTAALSAVSFSALANSPSFPHISTTGYGEVVATPDMATFSVRVVESTMTAEQAKLTVDKVVTSFLNKLHKAGVDEASVHSSNLYLAPQYHYPKDGKPELVGYRASRNVTVEVKDLSNLNEYMDIAIAQGINQIDNIQLQVRDQAKYQEQARLEAIKDARAKAKSLATGFERELGDVWRVDYNAQSSQPVLMRSMAMDARTESNSYEDSTITIRDRVNVIYQLEE; encoded by the coding sequence ATGAAGTTTGTACCAAAGATGTTAGCAACCTCTCTTACTCTTACAGCTGCACTGAGTGCTGTAAGTTTTTCCGCACTGGCTAATTCGCCATCTTTTCCACACATTTCGACAACCGGTTACGGTGAAGTGGTGGCGACGCCAGATATGGCGACATTTTCAGTCAGAGTTGTAGAGTCAACGATGACCGCAGAGCAAGCAAAGCTCACCGTTGATAAAGTGGTGACGAGCTTCCTTAATAAGCTGCATAAAGCTGGGGTTGATGAGGCGAGTGTTCATAGCTCTAACCTGTACCTAGCACCTCAATATCACTACCCGAAAGACGGCAAGCCGGAGCTAGTCGGTTACCGAGCTTCACGTAATGTGACGGTTGAAGTTAAGGACTTATCAAATCTTAATGAGTATATGGATATTGCCATTGCTCAAGGGATTAACCAGATAGATAACATCCAATTACAAGTGCGTGACCAAGCGAAATATCAGGAGCAAGCGCGTTTAGAAGCAATCAAAGACGCAAGAGCAAAAGCTAAATCATTAGCGACTGGTTTTGAGCGTGAGCTTGGAGACGTGTGGCGTGTTGATTACAACGCACAGTCTTCCCAGCCAGTATTAATGCGTTCTATGGCGATGGATGCGAGAACGGAGTCTAACTCTTATGAAGACTCAACGATCACCATTCGTGATCGTGTGAATGTGATCTATCAGCTTGAAGAGTAA
- a CDS encoding 5-formyltetrahydrofolate cyclo-ligase, with protein MKTLTRSEFRKQIRIKRNSLSSEQQTQSGIDLVKQCAQLDDIQSAQHIALYISIDGELDTQPLIEWLWAQGKQTYLPVLHPFSDGHLLFLHYSPTTPTVLNKYGIVEPQLNQTLVKPCHQLDLILTPLVGFDSHGHRLGMGGGYYDRTLAKWFETGQGATPIGLAHDCQHVDTLPIEEWDVPLPKIVTPSKTWQWENNH; from the coding sequence ATGAAGACGCTCACACGCAGCGAATTTCGCAAACAGATCCGCATCAAACGCAATTCCCTATCTAGCGAACAACAAACTCAATCCGGCATAGACCTAGTTAAGCAGTGCGCTCAACTTGATGACATTCAGTCTGCCCAACATATCGCACTTTATATCTCTATCGATGGTGAACTTGATACCCAACCTTTAATTGAATGGTTGTGGGCGCAAGGTAAGCAGACCTATTTACCTGTATTACATCCTTTCTCTGACGGGCATCTGTTGTTTTTGCACTATTCTCCGACAACCCCAACGGTATTAAATAAATACGGCATCGTTGAACCACAGCTTAATCAAACGTTGGTGAAACCTTGTCATCAACTCGACCTGATTCTTACCCCGCTGGTTGGTTTTGACTCTCATGGTCACCGGTTAGGCATGGGTGGTGGCTATTACGATCGTACTCTGGCGAAATGGTTCGAGACAGGACAAGGGGCTACACCAATTGGTTTGGCTCACGATTGCCAACATGTCGATACCCTACCAATTGAAGAGTGGGATGTTCCGTTACCTAAAATCGTGACTCCAAGTAAAACTTGGCAATGGGAAAACAACCATTAA
- the epd gene encoding erythrose-4-phosphate dehydrogenase produces the protein MLKVAINGFGRIGRNVLRAVYESGKSQQIKVVAVNELAQPDAMAHLLQYDTSHGRFGKKISNDQEHIYVHHGLGAEDKGDFDTIRILHLADIELLPWRDLEVDIVLDCTGVYGCRADGLAHIAAGAKKVLFSHPGANDLDNTIIYGVNHDTIEADHRIVSNGSCTTNCIVPIIKVLDEAFGIESGTITTIHSSMNDQQVIDAYHSDLRRTRAASQSIIPVDTKLHKGIERIFPKFSNKFEAISVRVPTVNVTAMDLSVTINTNVKVNDVNQTIVNASQCTLHNIVDYTEAPLVSIDFNHDPHSAIVDGSQTRVSNGHLVKMLVWCDNEWGFANRMLDTVLAMQASEGKK, from the coding sequence ATGCTAAAAGTCGCGATAAACGGATTTGGACGAATAGGGCGTAATGTATTACGCGCTGTTTATGAAAGTGGCAAAAGCCAACAAATCAAAGTAGTAGCTGTCAATGAGCTGGCTCAGCCTGACGCTATGGCTCACCTATTACAATACGACACCAGTCACGGTCGCTTCGGTAAGAAGATCTCTAACGACCAAGAACACATCTATGTCCATCATGGCCTCGGTGCGGAAGACAAAGGTGACTTCGATACGATTCGTATTTTACACCTTGCTGATATCGAGTTGTTGCCTTGGCGCGACCTAGAAGTGGACATCGTTCTCGATTGTACCGGTGTTTACGGCTGTCGAGCTGATGGTCTAGCACATATTGCGGCTGGCGCTAAAAAGGTGCTGTTTTCACACCCTGGTGCTAACGACTTAGACAACACCATTATCTACGGTGTGAATCACGATACTATCGAAGCCGACCACAGAATCGTTTCTAACGGTTCATGTACTACTAACTGTATCGTTCCTATTATAAAGGTTCTTGATGAAGCCTTTGGCATTGAGTCAGGCACCATCACGACCATTCACTCTTCAATGAATGATCAGCAAGTTATTGATGCTTACCACAGCGATCTTCGTCGTACTCGTGCAGCAAGCCAATCCATTATTCCTGTCGATACCAAACTGCATAAAGGTATTGAAAGAATCTTCCCGAAATTTTCTAACAAGTTCGAAGCAATATCTGTGCGTGTACCGACGGTAAACGTAACAGCGATGGATTTAAGTGTCACAATTAATACAAATGTGAAAGTTAATGACGTAAATCAAACCATTGTTAATGCATCCCAGTGTACATTACACAATATAGTTGACTATACTGAAGCGCCGCTTGTTTCCATCGACTTTAATCACGATCCCCATAGCGCAATTGTTGATGGTTCACAAACTCGAGTGAGCAATGGCCACTTAGTGAAAATGCTAGTGTGGTGTGATAACGAATGGGGCTTTGCGAACCGAATGCTAGATACGGTTCTTGCAATGCAAGCTTCTGAAGGCAAGAAGTAA
- the fbaA gene encoding class II fructose-bisphosphate aldolase codes for MSKIFDFVKPGVISGDDVQKVFEVAKENKFALPAVNVVGTDSVNAVLEAAAKVKSPVVVQFSNGGAAFFAGKGVKLEGQGAQILGAVAGAKYVHAVAEAYGVPVILHTDHAAKKLLPWIDGLLDAGEEFFAQTGKPLFSSHMLDLSEESLEENIETCAKYLERMAKMNMTIEIELGCTGGEEDGVDNSDMDASELYTSPEDVAYAYEKLSAVSPRFTIAASFGNVHGVYKPGNVVLTPTILRDSQAYCAEKFGIAPNALNFVFHGGSGSTEAEIQESIGYGVIKMNIDTDTQWATWDGIRAYEAENRDYLQGQIGNPTGEDAPNKKYYDPRVWLRAGQASMVTRLEKAFADLNAVDVL; via the coding sequence ATGTCTAAGATCTTCGATTTTGTAAAACCTGGTGTGATTTCTGGCGATGACGTACAGAAAGTATTTGAAGTAGCAAAAGAAAACAAATTTGCTCTTCCTGCTGTAAACGTTGTTGGTACCGACTCTGTAAACGCAGTACTAGAAGCAGCTGCTAAAGTTAAATCTCCAGTAGTTGTTCAGTTCTCTAACGGTGGCGCTGCATTCTTCGCAGGTAAAGGCGTTAAACTTGAAGGTCAAGGTGCACAAATCCTTGGTGCTGTAGCTGGTGCTAAATACGTACACGCTGTAGCTGAAGCTTACGGTGTTCCAGTTATTCTACACACTGACCACGCTGCTAAGAAACTACTTCCATGGATCGACGGTCTACTAGACGCTGGTGAAGAGTTCTTCGCTCAAACTGGTAAGCCTCTATTCTCTTCTCACATGCTAGACCTTTCTGAAGAGTCTCTAGAAGAGAACATCGAAACATGTGCTAAGTACCTAGAGCGCATGGCTAAAATGAACATGACAATTGAGATCGAACTTGGTTGTACTGGTGGTGAAGAAGATGGCGTTGATAACTCTGATATGGACGCATCTGAGCTTTACACTTCTCCAGAAGACGTTGCTTACGCATACGAGAAACTAAGCGCTGTTAGCCCACGTTTCACTATCGCAGCATCTTTCGGTAACGTACACGGTGTATACAAGCCAGGTAACGTTGTTCTAACTCCAACTATCCTACGTGACTCTCAAGCATACTGTGCAGAGAAGTTCGGTATCGCACCTAACGCTCTAAACTTCGTATTCCACGGTGGTTCTGGTTCTACTGAAGCAGAAATCCAAGAGTCTATCGGCTACGGTGTTATCAAAATGAACATCGATACTGATACTCAGTGGGCTACATGGGATGGTATCCGTGCATACGAAGCGGAAAACCGTGACTACCTACAAGGTCAAATCGGTAACCCAACTGGTGAAGATGCACCAAACAAGAAGTACTACGATCCACGCGTATGGCTACGTGCTGGTCAAGCTTCTATGGTTACTCGTCTTGAGAAAGCATTCGCTGACCTTAACGCTGTAGACGTACTATAA
- the zapA gene encoding cell division protein ZapA, with product MSNQAVDVEILGKLTRVNCPAGQEESLIAAAADLDNRLKEMAERTKVTNEVKLLTIAALNICYELQTKKFEANDEQNALTERMEQLTTSLSDVLSKVKHGQQ from the coding sequence ATGAGTAATCAAGCGGTAGACGTTGAAATATTAGGAAAACTGACTCGAGTAAATTGTCCAGCAGGGCAAGAGGAGTCATTGATTGCAGCGGCGGCCGATCTTGATAATCGATTGAAAGAGATGGCTGAACGTACTAAGGTAACCAATGAAGTGAAGCTGCTGACTATCGCAGCTCTGAACATTTGCTATGAATTACAAACTAAGAAGTTTGAAGCAAATGACGAACAAAACGCACTGACCGAGCGAATGGAACAGCTCACAACATCGCTTTCAGATGTTCTCAGTAAGGTTAAGCACGGACAGCAATAG
- a CDS encoding LysR family transcriptional regulator ArgP yields MRGLDYKWIEALDAVVKQRSFERAAEQLYISQSAVSQRIKQLEKWLAQPALVRENPPRPTPAGKKLLGLYRRVRLLEHELVPELMNEDGNQPLSISIATNADSLATWLLPALSDVMKSRQVELNLAIHGESRTIEKIKSGEVAGAISLESQAIPGCSADYLGRMDYVCVASPDFHQRYFSEGVNYTTLRKAPAVSYDQYDDLHKKFLHDHFNVPRDSVINHTVGSSEAFVRLALSGVAYCLIPRLQIIEELESGSLIDITPGFLLSYRIYWHHWQLESGVLKEISQAILSFAHEHLPQ; encoded by the coding sequence ATGCGTGGATTGGATTATAAGTGGATAGAAGCGCTGGATGCTGTGGTGAAACAACGTAGCTTCGAAAGGGCTGCAGAGCAGTTATATATCTCCCAGTCTGCGGTGTCTCAACGCATTAAACAGCTAGAAAAGTGGCTCGCTCAACCTGCCTTGGTAAGGGAAAACCCACCTAGGCCAACCCCGGCTGGTAAAAAGTTACTAGGCTTATATCGTCGAGTCCGTTTGTTGGAGCATGAACTGGTTCCCGAGCTGATGAATGAAGATGGGAATCAGCCTCTATCAATATCCATTGCTACTAACGCGGATAGCTTAGCAACTTGGTTACTGCCAGCTTTGTCGGACGTGATGAAGTCGCGCCAAGTGGAATTGAACCTCGCTATTCATGGCGAATCGAGAACCATAGAGAAGATCAAAAGTGGTGAAGTTGCTGGTGCAATTAGTTTGGAGTCTCAAGCGATTCCTGGTTGCAGTGCCGACTACCTTGGTCGCATGGATTATGTGTGTGTGGCAAGTCCAGACTTTCATCAGCGTTACTTCTCGGAAGGGGTCAACTACACCACATTGAGAAAGGCTCCAGCTGTGTCTTATGATCAATACGATGACCTCCACAAGAAGTTTCTGCATGATCATTTTAATGTGCCTAGAGACAGCGTGATCAACCATACAGTTGGTAGCTCTGAAGCGTTTGTGCGTTTGGCCTTGTCGGGTGTTGCCTACTGTTTGATTCCAAGGTTACAGATCATCGAGGAGCTAGAATCAGGTTCGTTGATTGATATTACGCCCGGTTTTTTATTGTCTTATCGGATTTATTGGCATCATTGGCAGCTTGAAAGTGGGGTACTTAAAGAGATCTCGCAAGCGATTTTGAGTTTTGCTCATGAACACTTACCACAGTAA
- the serA gene encoding phosphoglycerate dehydrogenase, producing the protein MAKVSLEKEKIKILLLEGLHPSSVEVLQAAGYTNIEYHKGSLPEDELLEAVKDAHFIGIRSRTNLSQEVIDAAEKLVAIGCFCIGTNQVNLEAAAKRGVPVFNAPFSNTRSVAELVLGQVLLLLRGIPEKNALAHRGIWKKSADNSYEARGKRLGIIGYGHIGTQLGIIAENLGMRVYFYDIENKLSLGNATQVHTMTELLNKCDVISLHVPETNETKNMMGKEEFDRMKPGAIFINAARGTVVDIPALCGALDSGHLGGAAIDVFPTEPKTNADPFESPLMQFDNVILTPHVGGSTQEAQENIGVEVAGKLAKYSDNGSTLSSVNFPEVSLPLHTGTSRLLHIHQNRPGILTQINTIFAEEGINIAGQYLQTAADMGYVVIDVEADRSEEALLKLKEIEGTIRARLLH; encoded by the coding sequence ATGGCCAAAGTTTCACTGGAAAAAGAAAAAATAAAAATTCTACTTCTAGAAGGTCTCCACCCTTCTTCAGTAGAAGTACTTCAAGCCGCTGGTTACACAAATATTGAGTACCACAAAGGCTCACTACCTGAAGATGAACTACTTGAAGCAGTTAAAGATGCTCACTTCATCGGTATTCGTTCTCGCACAAACCTTTCCCAAGAAGTGATTGATGCTGCTGAAAAATTGGTTGCTATCGGTTGTTTCTGTATCGGTACTAACCAAGTAAACCTTGAAGCCGCTGCAAAGCGTGGTGTACCTGTCTTCAACGCACCATTCTCAAACACTCGAAGCGTTGCTGAGCTGGTTCTTGGTCAGGTTCTATTGCTACTACGTGGCATCCCAGAAAAGAACGCTCTTGCGCACCGTGGCATCTGGAAAAAGAGTGCAGACAACTCTTACGAAGCTCGTGGTAAGCGTTTAGGTATTATCGGTTACGGTCACATTGGTACTCAGCTGGGTATTATTGCGGAAAACCTAGGTATGCGTGTTTACTTCTACGATATTGAAAACAAGCTTTCACTGGGCAACGCAACGCAAGTTCACACCATGACGGAACTGTTGAACAAGTGTGACGTGATCTCACTACATGTTCCAGAGACAAACGAAACCAAGAACATGATGGGTAAAGAAGAGTTCGATCGTATGAAGCCGGGCGCAATCTTTATCAACGCGGCGCGTGGTACTGTGGTAGATATCCCTGCACTGTGCGGTGCGCTTGATTCAGGTCACTTAGGTGGTGCGGCGATTGACGTATTCCCAACCGAACCAAAAACCAATGCTGACCCATTTGAGTCACCATTAATGCAGTTCGATAACGTAATTCTAACGCCACACGTTGGTGGTTCTACTCAAGAAGCTCAAGAGAACATCGGTGTAGAAGTGGCAGGTAAACTTGCGAAATACTCTGATAACGGTTCAACGCTATCAAGTGTTAACTTCCCGGAGGTATCGCTGCCATTGCATACGGGCACATCTCGCCTATTGCACATTCACCAGAACCGTCCAGGTATCCTAACTCAGATCAACACAATCTTCGCTGAAGAAGGCATCAACATCGCAGGTCAGTACCTACAGACTGCCGCTGATATGGGTTACGTAGTGATCGATGTTGAGGCAGACCGCTCTGAAGAAGCACTGCTGAAACTGAAAGAGATCGAAGGCACGATCCGTGCTCGTCTACTTCACTAA